The segment GGTCAGGCCGGCCGCGGCGGCCACGGCCTGCTTGCCAGCGGCGCCCTCGAACACCACCGGACCGCGGGTCTGCAGGGGGGCGAAGTGCCAGGAGGTCGGCTCCAGGTCGCCCGGTCCCAGATGCTGCTTGTGTCCGATCCAGCGGGCGAGGATCTCGCGCGCGCCATCGGGCGAGGCCAGTACGATGCTGTTGCCGTCCAGCCCGGGGAAGTGGCCGCCACCGTTGGCGCGGTAGTTGTTGGTGGCGACGATGAACGGCTGGTCCGGGGTGACCGGTTTGCCGTGGTAGGTCAGCGAGGTGATGCGCTCGCCGGCCGGCCGGGTCAGGTCGATGGTGTAGGCGATGCCGCCCTGGATCTGGTCGAAGTTGTAGCCCACGTAGTGCGGGTTGATCAGCTCCTGCGGGGCGGCCTTGGCCGGATCGATGCGGTTGAAGCGGCGGGCCGACTGTTCCAGCCAGGCCTTCACGCCGGCCCCGTCGGTTTTCACGGCGGCGAGGGTGTTGGGGTAGAAGTACAGGTCTGCCGCGTTGCGCAGGGTCAGCGGGCCAGGCGCCACGTCGGTGTAGTCGTCCGGACCGCCGAAGCCGGTGCGGAATGCCGCTGCCGCCGACAGCACCGGCACCCCGGCCAGTTCCGGGTGGGTCTTGGGCAGTTCGCGGCGCACGTAGTCCGCCTGGGCGGCGTTGATGGGCGCCAGCGCGGTCATGTTGCCCTCGTCGGCGAAGTAGCTGCTGAGCCGGACCGTGGTGTCGCCGATCGGCGTGTTGACGTAGGCGATGGCCGCTTCGTGCACCCTGGCCACCAGCGGGGCGATCGCGGGATCGGGCGCGACGCAGTCTGGCGCCTTGCCCCGGGCGGCGGGGCGGCAGATCGGCCGCACTTCGCCGTGGCTGTCGGCCTTGTCGACCACCCACCGCCCGTCCCGGCGCACCAGCGCCAGCTTGATCAGGCCCAGGTCCTTGCCGAAGAAGCCTCCCATCACCGCCGGTACACCGCGCACGAAGCCGCGCTTGGCATCCACGTCCTGCATGCCCGCATAGTGCGGACCGGGAAATTCGGTATGCGAGTGCCCCAACAGCAGCGCGTCGATGCCCGGCACGCCGGCCAGGTACCAGCCGCCGTTCTCCATCCGGTTCGTGTAGGGGTGGGTGTCCAGGCCGCCGTGCAGGATCGCCACGACCAGATCGGGATGCTCGGCCTCGAGCTGCGGGAGGTATTTGCGGGCGGCCTCGACCACGCCGCTGACGGTGACCTTGCCCTCCAGCTTCTGCTTGTCCCAGTCCAGGATCGGCGGCGGGGTGAAGCCGATGATGCCCACCTTCAGCGGCACCTCGATCCGGCTGCCGTCGGGGGTGTAGGCCTCGATGGTCTTGGTGACCACGGTCCACGGCTTGAAGATCGGCTGGCCATCGCGTGCGCTGTACACGTTGGACAGCACCAACGGGAAATGCGGGCCGTCGCAACGCTTGCGCAGGCCGCCGTCCACGTTCATCGGCGTGCCGGTGACCTGCGAGAGGAAGCCCAGGCCGTAGTTGAACTCGTGGTTGCCGGCGGTACCGCCGTCGTAGCCCACCGCATCCATCGCGCGGTAGATCGCCAGTTCCTGGTCGCAGCCCACGGGTTTGGCCAGCGCCTGGTAATCGGCCAGCACGCTGCCCTGGATGGTGTCGCCATCGTCGAACAGGAAGGTATTGGGGAATTCCCTGCGTGCCTGGCGGATCAGCGTGACCGTGCGCTCGTAGCCCAGGGTCGGGTCGGCTTTCAGCTTGTAGTAGTCGTAGCCGAGGATGTTGGAGTGGATGTCGGTGGTCTCCAGCACCGCCACGTCGGCGCGCGCGCCGTCCGGAAGCGCGGCGGGGCGCAGGCCGAGGTGGCTGCAGCCGGCGAGCAGGGCCGCGCCGAGCGCGGCCAGGGCGAGGGAGGCGGTGGGAGCGTGACGGGGCGGGAGCATGGGACGGGGCCGTTGGCGTGCGGGAGGCGAAACCTAGCAGATCGGCGTGACCGGCGGCCCCCCGGCGTCTTGCCGAACGGCCGGCAACGCGGTTGCGGATGGCACGCGGCAGCGCCCGTCATGTGGCCGTAACATCCACGTCACGATCAATCGTGTCCGCACAGGGGTGGATCGATGCCAACGTCCGATGTCCGCACGCCGGCTCCCCCGTGGGGCCGCTGGCTGGCGCTTGCCGGTTTTGTTGCCTGCGTGGCGTGGACCGCGGGGCGGGAGCCCGCTCCCGGTGAGCGTCTGTTCGTGCTGTCGGTGATGCTGGCCACCGTGGCGATCCTGCTGGCCGCCACCGCGCGGCCGGCGCTGGCGCTGCTGTTCGGTGGCGGCGCATTCGTGCTGCTGAAGGTGCTGGGCCAGTTCAAGCTGCGCTACCTCGACTCGTCGCTGATGCCGGCGGACTTCGTCTATTTCGTGCGTGCCAGCCTGCTGGAGACGCTGGAGCACTACCCGCCACTGCTGCTGGGGGCCGCCGCCGTCACGCTGGGCCTGCCGTTGCTGGCGGCGTGGCTGTGGCGGCGCGAGCCTCCAGTGGATCGTGCGCTCGCGCCGCGCCGTGCGCTGGCCAGCCGCCTGCTGGGGGTGGCCATCGGCGTGCTGGCGATGCACGTGGTGCTGGCGCCGGACGGGCCGTTCGCTGCGGCGCACCGCCGGAACGCGTGGGAGAAGTTGTCCGATCCGGCCCAGCTGACCAACTTCTTCGTCAATCTCGAGGACGACGACATCCATCTGCCGCCACGTTCGGGCGATGCGCAGGCCGAGCGGCAATGGGCCGCCACCGCGGCGGGCGTGCGCCCGGCCACCCCCGCCGGTGCAGCGGGGTATCCCGACATCGTGCAGGTGCTGGAGGAGAGCACCTTCGATCCCTCTGGCTTCACCGCCTGCAACCTGCCGCCGTGCCGGGTCGGCATGTTCCGGCCCGACGCGCGCACCCGCGCAAATGGCGCCCTGCGGGTGCACACCTTCGGCGGCGGCACCTGGGTCAGCGAGTTCGCTTCGCTGACCGGGCTGCCGCAGAGCATCTTCGGGCCCGGCGGGATGTACGCGCCGTACGTGCTGGCGCCGCGGGTGCGCGACACGCTGCCACGCCAGCTGCAGCGGCTGGGCTACCTCACGGTGGCGATCTACCCCACCGCCGGCGGCTTCATCAATGGCCGCAACGCCTATCGCGACTACGGCTTCGACCGCTTCTACGACGTCAACGATCTCGGCCTGGTGGCTTGGAAGAGCAGCGACGCACAGATCTTCGACGCGGCGTGGAAGGTCTACGGCCAGCTCAAGCGCCCGGGCCGGCCGGTGTTCATGATGATCCTCACGCTGGCCCAGCACGGACCGCACGACCTGCACCCGCTGTCCTCGCTGCCGCCGCCGTACAACCGCGGCCTGCTGCACGACCTGCCGGCGCCGGCGGCGCTCAACTTCGACACCTACCTGGCCCGCCTGCAGGCCTCTGACCGGGCCATGCGCGGGCTGGAGGCCCACTTCCTCGGTCGTGCGCAGCCGACCGTGCTGCTGAACTTCGGCGACCACCAGCCGGCCTTCAGCGGGTTGATCCGCGACTTCGCCCGCACGCTGCCGGCCGGTGCATCGCCTGCGCTGGACGCGAAGCGGGACTACCTCACCTACTACATGCTCAAGAGCAACCTGGCCGATCCCCCGCTGCTGCCGCGCTATCCGGTGCTGGACATCGCGTTCCTGCCCAGCATGGTGCTGCAGGCCGCCGGCCTGCCGGCTGATCCGTACTTCGCGGCCGAGACCGAGCTACGCGACCGCTGCGACGGCCTGTACACCGACTGCGCCCAGCCCGCGCTGCTGGCCTCGTACCACGCCTGGATCTTCGACCGCCTGCATGTCTATCAGTAAGGCGGTCGGCGGTCCGGCTCAGTGGCGATCCGCCGCGGCCTGGTCGAAGTAGGTCCAGCGGCGACCGTCGAAGCGCAGCACCTTCTGCTTCACGGTGAAGCTGAAGCGGGTGGCCGGCAGCGGCGCGCCGTCGATGCGCACCGTCTTAAGCCCGGTGGCCGCCGTCGCCGGGCGGATTGCCGCAGGCGCCACCGTGTAGTCCGATACCGGTCGCGCCAGCGGGCCGGACAGCGCCTCGTGCAGCACGCGGCCCTGCGCGGTCGGCAGAGTCAGGCCGAACACCGCGGCCAGCGTCGGCGCCAGGTCGACATTGCCGCTGGGCAGCGGATCGCGCATCGCCTGCCGGAAGTCCGGGCCGCTGGCGACCAGCGTGTTGTGCACGTCGATCGGGCTGAAGCTGCCGTGCTGGCCGCGCTCGGTGGATACCGTGCCGACCTCGGTGCCGCGGAAGCCCTGCACCACGGCGTTCGCGTCCCAGGCATAGCTGATGATCACGTCGGGTCCGCGCTTCGCGTTGCCCAGGTGCACCGCTTCGGCCGGCAACGTGCCGGGCAGGGCGCCGTAGCGGTGGGCGACGAAGACGGTGTTCACCACCGCGCGCGACTGCAGGAAGCGCACCAGCCGCCGCACCAGTGCCGGGTCGTGCGAGGGCACGTAGTAATAGTCGGTGCCGTCGTTCGGGGCGATCACCACCGCGTCGGCCGGCAGCTTGTCGGGTACCTCGTAGCTGGGCGTGGTGTAGGGGCCCGGCTTGCCGCAGATGCTGCCGTCGTCGTCATAGCGGGTCGGGTGCAGCCGCGAGCCGTCGGCGCGGATGCCGCTCATCACCGGCGCGTAGATGCAGCCCTGGCCGTCGTAGGCGTGGAAGCCGGCGCGGGTCAGGTCGTCGGCCATGCGCAGGCTGCCGGAGACCGAGTAGCCCCACTCCGGATCGGGCCCGCCGACGCGGCCGTCGTTGATCGTACGCAGCGGGAACAGGTCGGCCGGGCCGGCCACGTTGCTGTGGCCGTGGTCGGACACCACCACCAGGTCGGTGTCGTCGGCCATGCCCAGTTCGCGCAGCTTCGCCTCGAGCCGGCCGAGCAGCTCGTCCTGCGCCTGCAGCGCGCGGTGGAACTCCGGCGAGCCTACGCCGTACTGGTGCTGGGTGGTGTCGGGATTGCGCAGCCACACCACGCTGATGTCCGGCCGGTGTTTCGGCAGCACCTCGTCGAGATACACCTGCATCATCCAGGCGTTGGCCGGCCCCGGCGTGGTCTCGCCGCCGGCGGTGGCGTCCGAGGTGACGCCATCGCGCAGAGTGGCGAGCTTGCCCGGCGCGGTCGGCGCGCCGTTGTCCTCGGCCAGCTGCAGCAGCGACGGCGCGTAGGCGTGGATCGTGTTCGCCGGCAGCGGGTAGCCGGCGCGCTGCAGTTCCTTCGCAAAGCGCAGTGGTAGCACGGTGTTCTCGTCCAGCAGCACGTTGTCGCCGCCCTGGTCCGGCAGCTTGTAGTCCTGCAGGAAGGCCGGGCCGGACTTGCCGATCACCGCCGTGGTCAGCCCGGCCCGGTGCGCGGTGGCCAGCAGGGTCGGCACCTGCAGCAGCTCGCCGTGCTCGAGCCGGTCGAGGTCGCGCAGCACCGCGTAGTCCTCGGTGTAGATCGGGTCCTGGAAGTCCGCCGCCTTGCCCTTGGCGTTCAGGCCGTCGCCGCCGGGCGCCCAGAAGCTGTTGCCGTAGAAGCCGATCGGGCCGGGAAACGCGCCGGTGGCGAAGCTCGACGCGTTCGCCATGGTGAAGGTGGGGTAGGTAGAGTGGTTGTCGGTGAAGAACACCCCGCGCCGCGACAGCGCCAGCAGGTTCGGCGTGTCCTCGGCGCTGATCGCGTCCGGACGCATGCCGTCCCACACGAACACGATGACGCGGTGGTGCGCGGCGGGCGCGGCGTGAACCGTGCCGCACAGGGCGGCGAGGCCGAGCAGCGGGGCGGCCAGGCGACGGAGCAGGGACATGCGGGGACCTCGATTCAACGGTGGTGGTGCGGTGGACTACGGATGATCGCACCGCCCCGATTGCAGTCCCGTGGCAGCGCGGCTCAGGCGGCGAACGCGCCCCCGATCCAGCTGCCCTGCACGGTCAGCGTGTCGTCCAGCAGCACCAGGTCGGCGCGCTGCCCGGCGACGATGCGGCCGTGGGTGGCGCCCAGCCCGATCCAGTCGGCAGGGTAGGCGCTGGCCATGCGCGAGGCCTCGGCCAGCGGCACGCCGACCATCTGCACCAGGTTGCGCAGGCCGGTGGCCATGTCCAGCGCGGAGCCGGCCAGCACGCCGTCGTCGCTCTGGCAGATGCCGTCCTTCATCACGATGGTCTGGCCGTTGAGCACGTAGTCGGGCCGGTCCGAGCCGACCGGCGGCATCGCATCGGTGACTAGCACGCTCTTGCCGCGGGCCTTCGCCGCGATCGCCACGCGCAGGCTGGCCGGGTGCACGTGGTGGCCGTCGACGATCAGCCCGCACCAGCTGTCGGCGTCCTCCAGCGCGGCGCCGACCACGCCCGGTTCGCGGCTGGCCAGCGGGGTCATCGCGTTGTACAGGTGGGTGAAGCCGCGCACGCCGGCATCCAGCGCGGCGCGGGTGGTGGCGTAGTCCGCGCCGGTATGCCCGGCCACCACCACCACGCCGGCTTCGCTCAGCCGGCGGATGGTGTCGGTGGACACGCACTCCGGCGCCAGGGTCAGCATCACCACGCCCAGGCGCGGCCGGCAGATCAGCGCCAGGTCGTCCTCGCCCAGCGGGCGGAACAGGCTGGCATCGTGGATGCCCTTGCGGGCGCCGGCCAGGAACGGGCCTTCCAGGTGGATGCCGAGGATGCCCGGCACGCCCTGCTCGATCGCCGCGTCCATCGCCTCCAGCGCGCGCGCCATCACCGCGGGCGCGTCGGTGATCAGGGTGGGCAGCAGGCCGGTGGTGCCGAACTTCCGGTGCGCCGCGGCGATCCCGCGCAGCGTCTCCACCGTGGGTGCGTCGTTGAACAGCAGGCCGCCGCCGCCGTTGACCTGCACGTCGATGAAGCCGGGCAGCAGCAGTTGGCCGGCCAGGTCGTGCCGCTGCGCCGCGGCCACGCGTGGATCGTGCGCCGGGCACACGGCGAGGATACGTTCGTCCCGCAGCAGCACGGCGAGCCCATCGCGGGGGCCGTGCTCGCCCATGACGCGGCCGTTGACCAGGGCGGTGGTGGCGGACATCAGACGGTCTCCGTGACCTTGCGCAGGTGGGGCGGCACGTCCGGATCGTACCCGCGCGCCAGCGCGAGCGCCGCGGCCGCCTTGTAGAAACTCTGCACGGCCAGCAGCGGAGCGGTCAGCGGCGAGACGCCCGCCGCCAGTGGCAGGCAGTCTTCATCATCGACGCCGGGGGCCGCCAGCAGCACGCGGGCGTTGCGCTGGCGGAATTCGCCGGCCACCGCCAGCGTGTTCGGCAGCGTGCCGTCGTCCTGCGCGAAGAACAGCACCGGGAAGCCGGCGCCGACCAGCGCCATCGGGCCGTGCTTGACCTCGGCCGCGCTGAACGCCTCGGCGTGCAGGCCGCAGGTTTCCTTGAGCTTGAGCGCGGCCTCCAGCGCCGCGCCGAAGCCGAGCCCGCGCCCGACCACGAACAGGTTCTGCACGTCGCGCAGACCCTCCACCATCGGCGACCAGTCGGCGTCCCAGCCGGCGCGCAGCTGGCCGGGGAGGTCGGCCAGCAAGCCGTCGAGCGCGCCGTCGCCGCGCCAGCAGGCAGTCAGCTGCAGCACCGCGGCCAGCGAGGCGAGGTAGCTCTTGGTGGCCGCCACACTCTTTTCCGGGCCGGCATGCAGCGGGATGAAGGTGTCGGCCATCGCCGCCAGCGGCGAGTCCTCCACGTTGACCAGCGCCAGCACGGTGGCGCCAGCGTCCTTCGCCGCCTGCGCCGCGCGCAGCAGGTCCGGACTCTTGCCGGACTGTGAGATCGCCACGAACAGCGCGCCCTCGAGCTTCAGCGGCGCGTCGTAGATCGAGGACACCGACGGCGAGGCCGAGGCGGTGACCAGCCCCAGCTGGGTTTCGAACACGTACTTGGCGTAGGCCGCGGCGTGGTCGGAGCTGCCGCGGGCGCAGGTGACGATGAAGCGCGGCGGATTCGCGCGCAGCCGCGCGCCCAGTTCGGCCAGCCGCCCGGCACTGCGGGCGAACTGGCGCTCGATCACCTCGGCGCTCTCGCCGGCCTCGCGGTACATCAGGGTGGTGCTTGCGTCTTTCATCGGGGTATCCGTCAGGCGAAAGGGAACGCGCAACCGCGCGCCACGGCGCCGGTCGGGCGTCGTGGATGGCGGTGGTGGGAATGGGGTAGGGCCGGCGCGCGGCCGGCGGTCAGTCCGCGCGCTTGCGCGGCACGGCACCGCGCGGCGGCGCGGTGGAGCCGCGCACCACCAGCTCGGGCACGAAGCCCTCGTTGGCCGGTGGCGGCGTGTCCTCGCCGGCCTCGCGATGGGCCAGCTCGTCCATCAGCCGCAGCGCGGCGTGGCGGGCGATTTCGCGGGTGGACTGGCGCGCCGTGGTCAGCGCCGGCCAGGCCTGCTTGGAGAACGGGTTGTCCTCGAAGCCGGCGATGGAGAGATCCCACGGCACGTCCAGCCCGGTCGAGCGCGCCGCGGCCAGCACGCCGGCGGCGATCTCGTCGTTGCTGCCGAAGATCGCGGTGGGCGGCTCCTTCAGCGTGAACAGCTTGCGCGCGCCGCGGAAGCCGTCGTCGAAGGCGTAGCGGCCGGGCAGCACCAGCTTCTTGTTGAGCGGGATGCCGTAGTCCTTCAGCGCGTCGGCGTAGCCCTGGTAGCGCTCGGGGCTGGAGCGATGGTGGGGTTCGCCCCACAGGAAACCGATGCGCGTGTGGCCGAGCTGGATCAGGTGCTCGGTGATCGCATAGGCCGCGTCGCGGTCGTC is part of the Dyella thiooxydans genome and harbors:
- a CDS encoding bifunctional 2',3'-cyclic-nucleotide 2'-phosphodiesterase/3'-nucleotidase, producing MLPPRHAPTASLALAALGAALLAGCSHLGLRPAALPDGARADVAVLETTDIHSNILGYDYYKLKADPTLGYERTVTLIRQARREFPNTFLFDDGDTIQGSVLADYQALAKPVGCDQELAIYRAMDAVGYDGGTAGNHEFNYGLGFLSQVTGTPMNVDGGLRKRCDGPHFPLVLSNVYSARDGQPIFKPWTVVTKTIEAYTPDGSRIEVPLKVGIIGFTPPPILDWDKQKLEGKVTVSGVVEAARKYLPQLEAEHPDLVVAILHGGLDTHPYTNRMENGGWYLAGVPGIDALLLGHSHTEFPGPHYAGMQDVDAKRGFVRGVPAVMGGFFGKDLGLIKLALVRRDGRWVVDKADSHGEVRPICRPAARGKAPDCVAPDPAIAPLVARVHEAAIAYVNTPIGDTTVRLSSYFADEGNMTALAPINAAQADYVRRELPKTHPELAGVPVLSAAAAFRTGFGGPDDYTDVAPGPLTLRNAADLYFYPNTLAAVKTDGAGVKAWLEQSARRFNRIDPAKAAPQELINPHYVGYNFDQIQGGIAYTIDLTRPAGERITSLTYHGKPVTPDQPFIVATNNYRANGGGHFPGLDGNSIVLASPDGAREILARWIGHKQHLGPGDLEPTSWHFAPLQTRGPVVFEGAAGKQAVAAAAGLTGIRQLADHGDGTATYAIDLSP
- a CDS encoding sulfatase-like hydrolase/transferase — translated: MPTSDVRTPAPPWGRWLALAGFVACVAWTAGREPAPGERLFVLSVMLATVAILLAATARPALALLFGGGAFVLLKVLGQFKLRYLDSSLMPADFVYFVRASLLETLEHYPPLLLGAAAVTLGLPLLAAWLWRREPPVDRALAPRRALASRLLGVAIGVLAMHVVLAPDGPFAAAHRRNAWEKLSDPAQLTNFFVNLEDDDIHLPPRSGDAQAERQWAATAAGVRPATPAGAAGYPDIVQVLEESTFDPSGFTACNLPPCRVGMFRPDARTRANGALRVHTFGGGTWVSEFASLTGLPQSIFGPGGMYAPYVLAPRVRDTLPRQLQRLGYLTVAIYPTAGGFINGRNAYRDYGFDRFYDVNDLGLVAWKSSDAQIFDAAWKVYGQLKRPGRPVFMMILTLAQHGPHDLHPLSSLPPPYNRGLLHDLPAPAALNFDTYLARLQASDRAMRGLEAHFLGRAQPTVLLNFGDHQPAFSGLIRDFARTLPAGASPALDAKRDYLTYYMLKSNLADPPLLPRYPVLDIAFLPSMVLQAAGLPADPYFAAETELRDRCDGLYTDCAQPALLASYHAWIFDRLHVYQ
- a CDS encoding alkaline phosphatase family protein, with product MSLLRRLAAPLLGLAALCGTVHAAPAAHHRVIVFVWDGMRPDAISAEDTPNLLALSRRGVFFTDNHSTYPTFTMANASSFATGAFPGPIGFYGNSFWAPGGDGLNAKGKAADFQDPIYTEDYAVLRDLDRLEHGELLQVPTLLATAHRAGLTTAVIGKSGPAFLQDYKLPDQGGDNVLLDENTVLPLRFAKELQRAGYPLPANTIHAYAPSLLQLAEDNGAPTAPGKLATLRDGVTSDATAGGETTPGPANAWMMQVYLDEVLPKHRPDISVVWLRNPDTTQHQYGVGSPEFHRALQAQDELLGRLEAKLRELGMADDTDLVVVSDHGHSNVAGPADLFPLRTINDGRVGGPDPEWGYSVSGSLRMADDLTRAGFHAYDGQGCIYAPVMSGIRADGSRLHPTRYDDDGSICGKPGPYTTPSYEVPDKLPADAVVIAPNDGTDYYYVPSHDPALVRRLVRFLQSRAVVNTVFVAHRYGALPGTLPAEAVHLGNAKRGPDVIISYAWDANAVVQGFRGTEVGTVSTERGQHGSFSPIDVHNTLVASGPDFRQAMRDPLPSGNVDLAPTLAAVFGLTLPTAQGRVLHEALSGPLARPVSDYTVAPAAIRPATAATGLKTVRIDGAPLPATRFSFTVKQKVLRFDGRRWTYFDQAAADRH
- the nagA gene encoding N-acetylglucosamine-6-phosphate deacetylase, whose translation is MSATTALVNGRVMGEHGPRDGLAVLLRDERILAVCPAHDPRVAAAQRHDLAGQLLLPGFIDVQVNGGGGLLFNDAPTVETLRGIAAAHRKFGTTGLLPTLITDAPAVMARALEAMDAAIEQGVPGILGIHLEGPFLAGARKGIHDASLFRPLGEDDLALICRPRLGVVMLTLAPECVSTDTIRRLSEAGVVVVAGHTGADYATTRAALDAGVRGFTHLYNAMTPLASREPGVVGAALEDADSWCGLIVDGHHVHPASLRVAIAAKARGKSVLVTDAMPPVGSDRPDYVLNGQTIVMKDGICQSDDGVLAGSALDMATGLRNLVQMVGVPLAEASRMASAYPADWIGLGATHGRIVAGQRADLVLLDDTLTVQGSWIGGAFAA
- a CDS encoding SIS domain-containing protein; this encodes MKDASTTLMYREAGESAEVIERQFARSAGRLAELGARLRANPPRFIVTCARGSSDHAAAYAKYVFETQLGLVTASASPSVSSIYDAPLKLEGALFVAISQSGKSPDLLRAAQAAKDAGATVLALVNVEDSPLAAMADTFIPLHAGPEKSVAATKSYLASLAAVLQLTACWRGDGALDGLLADLPGQLRAGWDADWSPMVEGLRDVQNLFVVGRGLGFGAALEAALKLKETCGLHAEAFSAAEVKHGPMALVGAGFPVLFFAQDDGTLPNTLAVAGEFRQRNARVLLAAPGVDDEDCLPLAAGVSPLTAPLLAVQSFYKAAAALALARGYDPDVPPHLRKVTETV
- a CDS encoding LacI family DNA-binding transcriptional regulator, with protein sequence MRHATIKDVAKRAGVSLKTVSRVINQEASVRADTRQKVERAVEALGYRPNLSARSLRAAHSYAIGLVYDNPNAHYVISLQEGVLSACRERGFGLQIHPCDASSPHLADELVSLVKRARLAGLVLAPPMSEQAELIATLKEHDVGFVRIIASREDPKDGYPCVYVDDRDAAYAITEHLIQLGHTRIGFLWGEPHHRSSPERYQGYADALKDYGIPLNKKLVLPGRYAFDDGFRGARKLFTLKEPPTAIFGSNDEIAAGVLAAARSTGLDVPWDLSIAGFEDNPFSKQAWPALTTARQSTREIARHAALRLMDELAHREAGEDTPPPANEGFVPELVVRGSTAPPRGAVPRKRAD